CACGATGGTCGAGATGACCATCACCACGATCGCCCAGCCGCCGGCCGCCACGGGCCGCGGCGTAATCAGGCCGCGGATCGCTTCCTGGCCGATCAGGGCTGCGGAGGCGAAAACCAGGCCCGCCTGCAAGAGGCTGGCGAAGGCCTCGGCCTTGCCATGTCCAAAGCGATGTTCTGCGTCCGGCGGACTAGCGGCGTATCGCACGGCGTAAAACGTGGCGCACGAGGCCAGGAGATCGAGGCCGGAATCGGTCAACGAGGCCAGCAGCGCCAACGAGCCCGACGCCGCCCAGGCGCCCGCCTTGATCGCCACCAGCAGACACGCGGCGGACATCGACAAGAGTGTGACCCGACGCGACAGGGCGCGGGCCTCTGTTGGGGAAAGAGACGACGGGGAAGATGGGGCGGCGGTCTTGGCCATCCGCAAAGTCTAGCCGTGATCGGCCATCCCGCCAGCCCCGCAAAAAATCGACTAGGCGGCGATCCGCGGCGCCGGGCCGACGTAGGTCGACAGCGGTCGGATCAGCCGACCGGTGGCCTGCTGCTCGCGGGCATGGGCGATGTAGCCGGCCATCCGGCCGACGCCGAAGACGCAGGTGAAAGCCGCCGGCGGCAGGCCCAGGGCCTCCAACAGCAGGGCCGTGTAGAATTCAACATTGGTGTCGAGCGGCCGGTTGGGCTTTTTCTCCTTGAGCACCGCCAGCGCCGCGGCCTCGACGGCCTCGGCGAACGCCAGCCGTCCCGGCGCCATGCCGCCCTGGCTGGCCAGGTTGCGCACAGCGGCCTTCAGGGCGTCGGCGCGGGGATCGCGCACGCGGTAAATGCGGTGGCCGAAGCCCATCAGGCGGTCGCCGCGGTCAATGGCGGCCTCCAGCCAGGCGCGGGCGTTGGCGGGCTCGCCGATGTCGTCCAGCATCTCGATCACAGGCCCCGGCGCGCCGCCGTGCAGCGGCCCCTTCAGCGCTGACAGCCCGCCTAGGCCGCAGGAGACCAGGCCCGCGCGCGTCGCGGCGATCACCCGTGCGGTGAAGGTCGAGGCGTTCAGTCCATGGTCGCTGACGGTGACCAGATAGGTGTCCAGCGCCGCGGCCTCGGCGGCGCTGGGCTTGCGACCGTGCAGCATCGCCAGGAGGTCGGCGGCGTGGCCGAGGCCGGGCGTCGGGGCCAGGGGGGCCTTGCCGGCCTGGGCGCGCAACACCGCCGGCAGGAACACCGCCGGCCCCGCCAACAGGCGCAACGCCGTCGCCAGATCGTCGCCGTCGGCCAGTCGCGCGACCAGGGCGCGCACCGCGTCGAAAGGGCTCAGCGCCAGGAGGGCCTCGTCCAGCGGCGGCATGACCTTGAAGACCTCGGCGCGGGTCGCGGCGAGGGACGCCGTCAGGTCCGCCGGGAGATCGTCGAAGAAACCGTCAAACAGCAGGTTCGCCAGGTCCTCAAACCGCGCACGGCCCGCGAGCTCGTCCAGGGACCGGCCACGGATCACCAGGCGGCCAGCCTGGCCATCGACGTCGGAAAGGATGGTTTGGGCGACGACGATGTCTTCGAGACCATCGGAGATGTGGGGCATGGCGGGGGCCTTTCGTGGATCGTTTCGCCGTCGTCGTCGTCTCGATTGCGATCGTCAATCTTGATCAATATAATCAATATATGGACGGCGAGTGGATCGACGCGGCGGGCGCCTGCGAACGGTTGGGGATCAGGCCGCAGACCCTCTACGCCTACGTCAGCCGCGGCCGCCTCGCCGCTCGCGCAGATCCGATCGATCCGCGTCGAAGCCTCTATCGCGTCGGCGATCTTGAGGCGCTCAGCGCGCGCAGGTCGCGCAGCCGCAAGGTCAGTGAGGTGGCGGCCGGCGCGATCGCCTGGGGCGAGCCGGTCCTTGAATCGCAGATCACCGCCGTGATCCGCGGCCGGCTCTACTATCGGGGCCGTGACGCCATTCGTTTGGCTGAGACGGAGACCCTGGAGTCGGTCGCGCGCCTTCTGCGCGGCGGCGATGGCGTCGCCCTTAAACGTGATGACCGTCCCCGGCCGCCGACGGGGGACGCCTTGCGAGGCCGGCTGTTCGCCGCGCTCGCTGCGCGCGCCGCTGGCGATCCGCCGGCCTTGGGCCGCTCGCCGCATGTCCTGGCCGTGGAAGCCGCGACCCTCCTCGATGTCGTCGCCGACGCGGTCTGCGGCCAAGTCGCCAGCGGCGCTATCCATATCCGCCTCGCCATGGCCTGGGGGCAGGGGCCGGGCGGGGCGGGCGCGGACCTGATCCGCCGGGCGCTGGTGCTGATCGCCGACCATGAGTTGAACGCCTCCGCCTTCGCCGCGCGGGTGGCGGCGGCGACCGGCGCTTCGCTGGCGGCCTCGGCCCTTTCCGGCCTGGGGGCGCTCTCCGGGCCGCGGCACGGCACGGCGGCCGACGCCGTGGGTCTGTTCTGGGATGAGGCCGAACGCCTGGGCCCGCCGGCCGCCGTCGCCAACCGCCTGGCGGAGGGCCGGACGATCCCCGGCTTCGGGCATACGCTCTACCCGCACCGCGACCCGCGCGCAGACGCCCTGCTGGACCGGCTCCCACCAGCCCAGCGCGGCCAGGCGCTTGAGGCGGCGGTCGCCCGGCTAGCCGGGCTCGCCCCGAACGTCGATTTCGCCCTGGCCGCCATCGGCCGCGCCCTGCGCCTGCCCACCGATGCGATCTTCGGCCTCTTCGCCGTCGCCCGCACCGCCGGCTGGATCGCCCACGCGATCGAACAGGGCCAAGGCGACACCTTGATCCGCCCCCGCGCCCGCTACGTTGGCCCAACCCCTGAGGTTTGACGCCGAAGAATGGGGCCATCTGCGTCCATCATCTTTTCACCTTCCGGGCGCAGTGGAGGGTCTGCGCCACAAGGAGGCCTCCGTGCCGGACTGGATCTACGCCCTCATCCTGGGCGTCGTCGAAGGACTGACAGAGTTCATCCCGGTCTCATCGACCGGTCACCTCCTGCTGGCTAAGCAGGCGCTGGGCCTGCCCGGCGGCTTCTGGGACACCTTTTGCGTGCTGATCCAGCTGGGCGCGATCCTGGCGGTGGCGGCGCTCTACTTCACCCGCCTCTGGGCCGTGGCGACCGGCCTGGGCTCCAGCCCCGCGGCGCGGCGCTTCACCTTCAGCGTGCTGGCGGCGTTCCTGCCTGCCGCCGTTCTGGGCCTGGCGTTGCACGACGTGATCAAGGCGGTGCTGTTCGAGAGCCCGATCGTGATCTGCATCTCCCTGATCGTCGGCGGCGTCATCCTGATCGGCATCGACCGGTTCGCCCCGGCCCCCAAGCAGACCGAGGCCATGGACCTGCCCTGGAAGACCGCCTTCGGCATCGGTCTCTTCCAGTGCCTGGCGATGATCCCCGGCGTCTCGCGCTCCGGCGCGACCATCGTCGGCTCCATGCTGCTGGGCGTCGAGAAGCGCGCCGCGGCGGAGTTCTCGTTCTTCCTGGCGATCCCCACCATGGCCGGCGCCTTCGCCGTCGACGCCTGGCGGAGCCGCGACCAGATCGACCTGGACCACGCCTGGATCATCGCTGTCGGCTTCGTGGTGTCCTTCGCCGTGGCGCTGGTGGTCATCAAGGCCATGCTCGCCTTCGTCAGCCGCCGCGGCTACGCGCCCTTCGGCTGGTGGCGCATCCTCGTCGGCGCCGCCGGCTTGGCGATCCTCAGCCTGCGCTGAGACCGAACCTCTCATCGACGACCAAATCCGTGCCCCTTCTCCCTTGAGAGAGAAGGACTTTGGAGATCAACCCGTGCGCGGCTCCGCCTAGAGCGCGGCCATCTCGCGGTCTTCCTGGTCGGCGTACTGGCCGCCCTTGCGGTACCGGTAGAGGTACGTCGGCAGGACCGCCTGCAGGGTCGCCGCCGTGATCCCCAGTTCCGGCAGGCCGGGATAGGCGCCGCTCACCACATTGTCGGTCCGCAGCAGTTCGACCTGGTCAGAGGTGAGCGGCGGGGCGATGACGCTGGCCACCATATCGCCGACCGCGCCGATCACCTTGGCCGCGGCGAAGGGCAGGGGCAGGAGCAGCCGGCGCCGATCGGTCTCGGCCAGCATCAGCTCCAGCAGTTCCTTGAAGGTCAGGGTCTGGCGGCCGCCCAGCTCATAGACGCCGCGCGCCGCTGAATCGCCGGCGAGCGCCGTGATCGCCTGGGCCACGTCGCCGACAAACACCGGCTGGAACCTGGTGTGGCCGCCGCCCACCAGCGGCAGGACCGGGCTGATCGCGGCCATGGCGGCGAACTTGTTGAAGAACTTGTCGTCGACGCCGAACACGACCGAGGGCCGTACGATCACGGCGTCGGGGTAGACGGCCAGCACCGCAGCTTCGCCCGCGGCCTTGCTCCGCGCATAGTGCGAGGGTGATTGGGCGTCCGCGCCAAGGGCCGACATCTGGATCAGCTTCTCGACGCCCATGGCCTTGGCGACCTCGGCGATCGTGTGCGTCCCGTCGGTGTGAACGTCGTCGAATGTCTGCCGGCCGGCTTCATAGAGGACGCCGACCAGGTTGATGGCGATGCTCGCCCCTTCCAGTGCGCGGCGCACCGAAGCTTCGTTGCGGATGTTGGCCTGCACAACGTCGATCTGGCCGACGTCGCCGCGCAGTCGCATGGCGTAGGCGAGGTTCGGCTGGCGCACGGCCACGCGGATGCGGAAGCCGGCCTTGGCCAGTCCGCGAACCACCTGCGCGCCGATGAAGCCGGAGCCGCCGAAGACCGTGACGAGGTTCTGCATCTGCCGAAGGGCCCCAACTTGGAGGGAAGTTCTGGAGGGAGAGACGTGCCGGCCCTGCCGATAGACGATGCCGCCGGACGCCGCAACGCTCCGTGGTCGTTGTGCGCAAAGCATCCCATTGACCGACCGATCTGCGCGCACTAGAGACAGCGCCTCGCGCGATCCGACGGGTCGGGCCCAGGTGGCGGAATTGGTAGACGCGCTGGCTTCAGGTGCCAGTGGCTTAACGGCCGTGAAGGTTCGAGTCCTTTCCTGGGCACCACCCGTCGGCGCGCGATTCTCCGCATATCCGATGGCCGACCACAGGCGCGCAAGCGCGGGCCTTACCGCGCCTCGCCATCCGCCTTATATCGGGCGCGACAAAGCCGGAGCCTGAGCCCTCGATGACCGCCTTCCTGCATAAGGGCGACCTGCCGGCCGACGCGCTCGTCGGCGCGACCGCCGTCGCCATCGATTCCGAGACCATGGGCTTGAGGCTCGGCCGCGATCCGTTGTGCGTCGTGCAACTCTCCGCCGGCGACGGCGACGCCCACATCGTCCAGTTGGACCGGTCGACCTATGACGCGCCGAACCTCAAGCGCCTGCTGACCGATCCGAACGTGACCAAGCTGTTCCATTTCGGCCGCTTCGACATCGCCATGTTCTATCTGCATCTCGGCGTCGTCACCGCGCCGGTCTACTGCACCAAGATCGCGTCCAAGCTAGCGCGCACCTACACCGACCGCCATGGCCTCAAGGACGTGACCCGCGAGTTGGTCGGGACCGACCTGTCGAAGGCTCAGCAAAGCTCCGACTGGGGCGCTGAAAAGCTCTCCGACGATCAGGTCGCCTACGCCGCCTCCGACGTCCTGCACCTGCACGCCCTGCGCACCCGGCTCGACGCCATGCTGGTGCGCGAAGATCGGATGGAGATGGCCAAGGCCTGTTTCGACTTCCTGCCGCACCGGGCGATCCTCGACGTGCGCGGATGGGAAGACATCGACATCTTCGCCCATAGCTGAGCCTGAATGACGGCGCCCGCCTTTTCGACAGACCACGCGCGGCGGCGAAGCGACATCGTCCGCTGGCGCCGGCGTTCGCGGACGATCCGGCTGCTGCGCCTGGTCCTGCCGGCGGCGATCGGCGGCGTCTTCCTCAGCCTGGGCGGCATGGTCGGCTATAACGCGGTCGTCAGCCGCGCCGCGGAACCCGAGGAGGGCGCCGCGCCGATCCGCCTGGTCAATCCGCGCTTCGCCGGCCGCGACGACAAGGGCCGCGCCTTCATCCTCACCGCAGCCAGCGCCGTGCGCGACAAGGACGACTACCAGCGCGTGCTGCTGGAAGGTCCGGCCCTGGTGCTGGACGAGACCGGCCCCGACGCCCTGCGCCTGGGCAGCGCCACCGGCGTCTATCACGAGGGCGATCGCAAGCTGGAGCTGAACGGCGGCGTGCGCATCGCCGGCGCCCGGGCGGCCTTCGCCACGGCGGCCTCGCTGTTCGACACGAAGACCGGCGAACTGGTCGGTTCAGGCCCCATTCACGGCCAGGGGTCCCTTGGAGAAATCAGTGCGAAGTCCTATGGCGTGTATGGCAAAGGCGACCGCATCATTTTCAAGGGCGGGGTGCATACCCGCATGGAACAGCAATAGGCGGCCTGACGGCATGAAGACGCTTCTAAACCTCGCGGCGCTGACCCTGTTCGCGGCCGCCGCTCCAGGGCTGGCGATGGCGCAGATCGCGCCCAGCTCCAACGCGCCGGTCGACATCACGGCCGACGAGCTCGAGGTGGTGAACGGCGACTGCTCGGCCATCTGGCGCGGCAACGCCGAGGCCCTGCAGGATACGTCGCGCCTGCGCGCCGACGTGCTGCGCATCTACAACAAGAAGGGCCCGGCCAAGGCCGGCGGCCAGGCCAGCTGCGGCGCCATGGACCGCATGGAAGCCGAGGGTTCGGTCTACTACGTCAGCCCCCAGCAGCGGGTCCGCAGCAACGCCGCCACCTACCAGGCGGCGAGCGAGACCATCACCATGACCGGCGACGTGGTCGCGGCCCAGGGCCAGAACGTGCTCCGCGGGTCGCGGATGACCATCAACACCGAGACCGGCAAGGGCGTCATGCAGTCCGACGTGAAGGGCCGCAACAAGCCCGGTCGGGTCCGCGGCGTCTTCTATTTCAAGGATCAGTCGCAGCAGACGAAGCCCGCGGCGCAGTAGAACGGATCACCCCGTGCCTTCCGACGTGAGTTCGCAACACCTGGACGCCGCCCATCCCGACGCCGCCGCGCACAGCGCCACGGCGCCCGACCTGTCGGGCGAGGGCCTGGTCGTCGACAATATCGGCAAGTCGTTCCGCGGCCGCCCCGTGGTGCGCGGCGTGTCGCTCAGCCTGAAGCGCGGCGAGGTGGCGGGCCTGCTCGGCGCCAACGGCGCCGGCAAGACGACCTGCTTCTACATGATCACCGGCCTGATCGCCGCCGACTACGGTTCGATCCGCCTGGACGGCGAGGACATCACCAACCAGCCCATGTACCAGCGCGCCCGCATGGGCCTGGGCTACCTGCCGCAGGAGACCTCGATCTTCCGCGGCATGACCGTCGAGCAGAACGTCATGGCCGTGGTCGAGCTGCGCCAGCGCGATCCGGCCAAGGCGCGGGCCACCGTCACCGCCCTGCTCGAGGAGCTGCACATCGAGCGCCTGCGCCACTCGCCAGCCGTCGCCCTGTCCGGCGGCGAGCGCCGCCGCGTCGAGATCGCCCGGGCGCTGGCGTCCGAGCCCTCCTTCATGCTGCTGGACGAGCCCTTCGCCGGCATCGATCCGCTCGCCATCGCCGACATCCGCGACGTCATCAGCTACCTGAAGAAGCGCGGCATCGGCATCCTGATCACCGACCACAATGTCCGCGAGACCCTGGACATCATCGACCGCGCCTCGATCATCCACGAGGGCCAGCTGCTGCGCGAAGGCACCCCCGCCGAGATCGTCGACGACCCGGAAGTGCGGCGCGTCTATCTGGGCGACCGCTACAGCTGAGCCTCCGGCGCAACAACGCGCGGACTTTTGCGTAATGCCTCTGGTCTCGCCGTCGCGGCGGGCCCAATTGAGGCGCACATGTCGCAGGTCACCCAGGATAAGCCCGAGACGGCGCAGGACGACGATCGACCTGGCGCGCCCGGCGACGAAACCAGCCTGCCGCTGTCGCAACTGCTGGTCGATATCCTCGAAGGCTCCGACGAGCGCGTCACCGTCGACCAGCTGATGCACATGTTCGGCGGCCGCGCGCTGGGCGGCATGCTGCTGATCTTCGGCCTGTTCTGCGCCCTGCCGCTGCCGCCGGGCGCCACCACCATCCTGGGCGCGCCGCTCCTGCTGCTCGCCCCGCAGATGATGATCGGCAAGGCCGCGCCGTGGCTGCCCCGGCGGGTCCGCACCCACTCCATCGCCACCGCCGACCTGCGCCGCGCCCTGCCGCGGGCGCTGCCGTGGCTGCGGCGGCTGGAGGCGATCTCCAGGCCCCGCCTGCGGTTCCTTTTCGCCCCCTTCGGCCAGCGGCTGATCGGGATGATCTGCACCCTGCTGGCCATCGTCATCATCCTGCCGATCCCGCTCGGCAACCTGGTCCCGGCCCTCGCGGTGACGATCCTGTCGCTGGCGGTGGTCCAGCGCGACGGCCTGCTGGCCATCGCCGGCTATGGCGCGGTGGGCGCCAGCATGGGCCTTTTGATCTTCGCCTTCCGCCTGATCAGCCAGGCCGTCAGCCACGTGCTCACGAACTTCGCAGGCGCTTGACACCAAGTCGCTGAAGGCGCGTTCTTTCTGTCATGCAAGTCCAAGTCACCGGCAAGCATGTCGACGTCGGAGAGGCCCTGCGTTTGCGGGTCTCGGACGAAATCTCCACAAGCATCGGCAAGTACTTCGATCGCGACGGCCATGGCGCCGACGTGGTCGTCAGTCGCGAAGGCCACGCCTTCAAGGTCGATTGCGCCGTAACGCTCGCCTCCGGGCAGCAACTCGAGGCCCACGGCCTCGGCGGGGACGCCCACCTCGCCTTTGACGCAGCGCTGGGCAAGCTGCAGAAACGGATCCAGCGGTATAAAAACCGCCTGAAGGACCACCACGGCCAGGCGCTCGCCAAACAGGCCGAGACCGCGGCCTATTTCGTCATCCAGGCCCCCAGCGACGACGACGTCGATGAGGATTTCGACGACGCCGAAGGCGTGGATCTCGGCGACGAGCCGGTCGTGATCGCCGAAACCGAGAAGCAGGTCCGCAACATGACCGTCTCCATGGCGGTCATGGAACTGGACCTGACCGAATCTCAGACAATCGTGTTCCGCAACGCTGCGCACGGCGGATTATCGGTGGTATATCGCCGCCCCGATGGAAACATCGGGTGGATCGATCCGGAGCGGACTCGGTCGGCAAACGACGCGGCGGCGTGACGGAACCGGCCTTGCCGTAGTCCGTTCAGGCAACCGTCATATCGGGGGGCTACTAAGGCCTCCCGGAGCACGGACTGTTGAGTTGATGGACATCGGCGAACTGCTGGATCGCAACGCGATCGCCCTGCGCGTGAGCGCGGAAAACAAGCGCCAGGCCCTGGCGGTGGTCGCCGAGATCGCCGCCCGCAGCCTGGGCGTCGACGCCTCTGAAATCCTCGACGCGCTCAGCGAGCGCGAACAGGCCGGCTCCACCGGCGTCGGCCATGGCGTCGCCGTGCCCCACGCCCGCCTGCCGGGCCTCGACCGCCTGCGCGGCGTCTTCGTCCGCGTCGAGCAGCCGGTCGAGTTCGGCGCCGTCGACGACCAGCCGGTCGACCTGATGTTCGCCCTCTTCGCGCCGAAGGACGCCGGCGCCCTGCACCTGCGCGCGCTCGCCCGCGTCTCGCGCCTGCTGCGCCAGCCCAAGCTGCGCGAGCAGCTGCGCCACGCCCGCACCGCCGACGCCATCCACGCCCTGCTGGTCCGCGACGAGGCGCTCCGCCCCACCGCGGCCTGAAACCTAGGCCGGCGCCTGCGGAAACTGCACGGCGCCGGTCTCGTCCAGCCAGGCCTTCACCCAGGGCAGGGCGCTCTGCGTCCAGATGTGGTCGGCCGGTTCGAACGTCGCCGGCGCATCCATCGAGGCGAGCGTGAACCCCACCAGCCCCGCCGCCGCCCGCCGGCCAAAGATCGTCACGCCGCAGGCCGGACAGAACCCGCGCTCGACGGCGTCAGAGCTGTTCCACCAGGTCACCGCGCCCGAGACCTCCACGGCCTCGGCCCGGTACTGCGCCCGCGCGTTGAACGGCTGGCCCGTCACCTGCTGGCAGATCCGGCAATGGCACAGCCGCACGTTCAGGGGCTGGCCCTCGGCGCGGTAACGCACGGCGCCGCAGATGCAGCCGCCTTCAAAAATCTGATCGGTCATGATGCGAACCTTAAGGTCTGAGGCGTCCGGGCACTAGACGCGACAAGGGTCACGCTCCTAGATGCGCTCCATGCCCGGCAAGACACTCTATGACAAAATCTGGGACGCCCACGTCGTCGACGAAACGCCCGACGGCGAGGCGATCCTCTACATCGACCTGCACCTGATCCACGAGGTGACGACGCCCCAGGCCTTCGCAGGCCTGCGCGAGGCCGGCCGCCCCGTGCGCCGTCCGGACCGCACCCTGGCGGTGGCCGACCACAACGTCCCCACCGAGGGCCAGAGCCTCGGCGTCGACGCCGTCGCCGACGATGAGGCCCGCCTCCAGCTGCAGACGCTGGGCCGCAACGTCGCCGAATACGGCATTGAATATTTCCCCATGGGCGATATCCGCAACGGCATCGTCCACGTGGTTGGCCCCGAGCAGGGCCGCACCCAGCCCGGCATGACCATCGTCTGCGGCGACAGCCACACCTCCACCCACGGCGCCTTCGGGGCGCTGGCCCACGGCATCGGCACCTCGGAGGTCGAGCATGTGCTCGCCACCCAGACGCTCCGCCAAAAGAAGGCCAGGAACTTCCGCGTCCTGATCGAGGGCACGCCCGGCCCCGGCGTCGGCGCCAAGGACTATGCGCTGGCCGTCATCGGCGCCATCGGCACCGCCGGCGGCACCGGCTCGGTCATCGAATACGCCGGCGACGCGATCCGCGCGCTCTCCATGGAAGGGCGCATGACGCTCTGCAACCTGACCATCGAAGGCGGCGCCCGCGCCGGCCTGGTCGCCCCGGACGAAACCACCTTCCAGTACCTCATGGGCCGCCCCGCCACGCCGAAGGGCGCGGCCTGGGAGATGGCGCTCGCCTACTGGAAGACCTTCTTCTCCGACGACGACGCCGTCTTCGACCGCGAGATCCGCATCGACGCCAGCCAGATCGCCCCCCTCGTCACCTGGGGCACCTCGCCGGAAGACGTCATCGCCATCACCGACATCGTCCCTGACCCGGCCAGCTTCGCCACGCCGGACAAGCGCGCCGCCGCCGCCCGCAGCCTGGAATACATGGGCCTCACCGCCGGCCAGCCGATCAGCGACGCCAGGATCGACGTGGTCTTCATCGGCTCGTGCACCAACAGCCGCATCGAGGATCTGCGCGCCGCCGCCGACATCGCCGCCAAGGCCCTGGCCCGCGGCATGCGCGTCGCGCCGGGCGTCCGCGCCATGGTCGTCCCCGGCTCGGGCCTCATCAAGGCCCAGGCCGAGGACGAGGGCCTCGACGTCATCTTCCGCGACGCCGGCTTCGACTGGCGCGAGCCCGGCTGCTCCATGTGCCTGGCCATGAACCCGGACAAGGTGCCCCCCGGCCAGCGCTGCGCCTCCACCTCCAACCGCAACTTCGAGGGCCGCCAGGGCCGCGGCGGCCGCACCCACCTGGTCAGCCCCGCCATGGCCGCCGCCGCCGCCATCGCCGGCCACCTGGCCGACGTCAGGGAGTACCTCTGATCATGCAGGCCTTCACCCGCCTGGACGCCAAGATCGCGCCCCTGCCCAACGCCAACATCGACACCGACCAGATCATCCCGGCCCAGTTTCTCAAGACCGTGGAGCGCAAGGGCCTTGGCAAGGGCCTGTTCTTCTCCATGCGCTTCGACGACCAGGGCCAGCCGCGCCCCGAGTTCGTGCTGAACAAGCCGGACTATGCGAACGCCCAGGTCCTCGTCGCCGGCGACAACTTCGGCTGTGGCTCCAGCCGCGAGCACGCCCCCTGGGCGCTCATGGACTACGGCATCCGCTGCGTCATCTCGACCAGCTTCGCCGACATCTTCTACAACAACTGCTTCCAGAACGGCCTCCTGCCCGTCGTCCTCACCGCCGAGCAGGTCCAGGACCTGATGGAGGAGGCCAAGGGCGGCAACCACCTGGTCACCGTCGACCTCGAGTCCCAGACCGTCGTCTCGCCCAGCGGCCGCACGTTCACCTTCGCCATCGACGCCAGCCGCAAGGAAAAGATGCTGAAAGGCCTCGACGCCATCGGCGAGACCCTCACGGCCGAGAGTTCCATCGACGTGTTTGAGAGCAAGATGGCGCTGGGGCAGCCCTGGCTGGAACAAGCCTGACCACCGCCTCCAGGGCCCCCTCCCGCCCCGTTCACGGAGGGGTGTGGGAGGGGCCAGCACCAGCCCTATCCAACCAAGTTACCTCGAGCCCCGGCCGCTCCCAAGCTTAACGTCTGACATGCCTTCCGTTGCGCCTTTCATCGTCGCGCTCGTCGTTGTGACCGCCTATTGGGTCGTCCGCCTAGCCTATGTGCTCAAAACCGGCGGTCAGATCTCGTTCCGAGAGAAGGTGCGCCTCTTCGGCGCCGTCGGCGTCGTGTTGAGCATCCCCGTCTATCTGGTGTTCCTCGCCTGAGGACGGGGCATGCAGCCAACGCCACACCCCAGTTAGCCGCGCAGCGGCTATCCGGGCCCCAGGGCCGCCGCACGGCGCCACCACGGCCCATCAGCCGCCCCCAGCGTTCTTGCCGTGTTCCCCCCACACAAGGCGCGCTAAGTGCGCCCCATGGGAGCCAAAGACCCCGACCGCGTCGTCTCCCCGCCCAGCCCCATGACGGCGCCGACCCTGGCTGAAATGCACGTGAGGCGCTGGGAGCTTCGGGCCGACTGCAACCGCTGCAAGGTGCAGCTCCGCGTCAGCCTCCCGGCCATGATCCGCGCCCAAGGCCCCGACGCGATCTGGTG
This is a stretch of genomic DNA from Phenylobacterium immobile (ATCC 35973). It encodes these proteins:
- the hpf gene encoding ribosome hibernation-promoting factor, HPF/YfiA family, which gives rise to MQVQVTGKHVDVGEALRLRVSDEISTSIGKYFDRDGHGADVVVSREGHAFKVDCAVTLASGQQLEAHGLGGDAHLAFDAALGKLQKRIQRYKNRLKDHHGQALAKQAETAAYFVIQAPSDDDVDEDFDDAEGVDLGDEPVVIAETEKQVRNMTVSMAVMELDLTESQTIVFRNAAHGGLSVVYRRPDGNIGWIDPERTRSANDAAA
- a CDS encoding PTS sugar transporter subunit IIA, with protein sequence MDIGELLDRNAIALRVSAENKRQALAVVAEIAARSLGVDASEILDALSEREQAGSTGVGHGVAVPHARLPGLDRLRGVFVRVEQPVEFGAVDDQPVDLMFALFAPKDAGALHLRALARVSRLLRQPKLREQLRHARTADAIHALLVRDEALRPTAA
- the leuC gene encoding 3-isopropylmalate dehydratase large subunit yields the protein MPGKTLYDKIWDAHVVDETPDGEAILYIDLHLIHEVTTPQAFAGLREAGRPVRRPDRTLAVADHNVPTEGQSLGVDAVADDEARLQLQTLGRNVAEYGIEYFPMGDIRNGIVHVVGPEQGRTQPGMTIVCGDSHTSTHGAFGALAHGIGTSEVEHVLATQTLRQKKARNFRVLIEGTPGPGVGAKDYALAVIGAIGTAGGTGSVIEYAGDAIRALSMEGRMTLCNLTIEGGARAGLVAPDETTFQYLMGRPATPKGAAWEMALAYWKTFFSDDDAVFDREIRIDASQIAPLVTWGTSPEDVIAITDIVPDPASFATPDKRAAAARSLEYMGLTAGQPISDARIDVVFIGSCTNSRIEDLRAAADIAAKALARGMRVAPGVRAMVVPGSGLIKAQAEDEGLDVIFRDAGFDWREPGCSMCLAMNPDKVPPGQRCASTSNRNFEGRQGRGGRTHLVSPAMAAAAAIAGHLADVREYL
- a CDS encoding GFA family protein produces the protein MTDQIFEGGCICGAVRYRAEGQPLNVRLCHCRICQQVTGQPFNARAQYRAEAVEVSGAVTWWNSSDAVERGFCPACGVTIFGRRAAAGLVGFTLASMDAPATFEPADHIWTQSALPWVKAWLDETGAVQFPQAPA
- the leuD gene encoding 3-isopropylmalate dehydratase small subunit — translated: MQAFTRLDAKIAPLPNANIDTDQIIPAQFLKTVERKGLGKGLFFSMRFDDQGQPRPEFVLNKPDYANAQVLVAGDNFGCGSSREHAPWALMDYGIRCVISTSFADIFYNNCFQNGLLPVVLTAEQVQDLMEEAKGGNHLVTVDLESQTVVSPSGRTFTFAIDASRKEKMLKGLDAIGETLTAESSIDVFESKMALGQPWLEQA